One genomic window of Thermodesulfobacteriota bacterium includes the following:
- a CDS encoding arginine--tRNA ligase: protein MIKEEVGEILKRVTGLREVPLNVPPQKEMGDYSSAICLLLAKERRRPPMEIAKELAEALKPHLPPYLREVSITPPGYINFKVDWSAVAGHLLPQIFEKADRYGRPSPVESAKVFIEHTSVNPNKAMHIGHLRNAVLGDTVARVLRWLGFETEVCNYIDDTGVQVVDVVTALLYLDPPWFKPEDPDFTPIWEKVPKDQPLDYFCWDLYARFQGEMERNPLLRERRQEVLHQIEGGRPPVSVFAKDLATRIVQSHLETVGKLSIFYDLLNWESDILRQGFWEATFGLLKEKGALRYETEGPNQGCWVVPFGGIVETNDGPKSLDKILVRSNGSVTYTGKDIAYQLWKFGLLEKDFLYKKWAIQANGEELWTTAPDGVPGDRLPKRFGRAERVINVIDVRQSYPQEVVIECLRQMGFHREAERSVHLAYEVVNLSAQAARLLGVEEVEEKKSVAMSGRSGMGVKAKDFIEMVKKKVWEKADHPLEPTVAEALASAAIRYYLIKFTLESQIVFDFEEALKTTGDTGIYLEYAHARACSILRKAEERGIDVDGKERPIPPSLTETERNLVEVLSIFPSVVHRTGRTLRVSNLAEYAFDLATAFTNFYEHPDPGAEIQTPFIHLQDQNLRAFRLSLVKAFQIVMANTLRLLGMPTLERI from the coding sequence ATGATCAAAGAGGAGGTTGGAGAGATCCTTAAGAGGGTGACCGGCTTGAGAGAGGTTCCCCTCAATGTTCCGCCCCAGAAGGAGATGGGAGACTACTCGAGTGCCATCTGCCTTCTCCTCGCTAAAGAAAGGCGACGCCCTCCGATGGAGATCGCCAAAGAACTGGCCGAGGCCCTCAAGCCCCACCTCCCCCCTTATCTCCGTGAGGTGAGCATCACCCCACCGGGTTATATCAATTTCAAGGTCGATTGGTCCGCGGTTGCCGGTCATCTTCTCCCACAAATCTTTGAGAAGGCCGATCGGTACGGTCGGCCTTCCCCGGTCGAATCCGCAAAGGTCTTCATCGAACACACGAGCGTCAATCCCAACAAGGCGATGCATATCGGCCACCTCCGGAATGCGGTTCTGGGCGACACCGTAGCCCGAGTTTTAAGGTGGCTCGGTTTCGAGACCGAGGTCTGTAATTATATCGACGATACCGGGGTACAGGTGGTCGATGTGGTCACAGCCCTGCTCTATCTCGACCCCCCTTGGTTCAAGCCTGAGGATCCCGATTTCACCCCGATATGGGAAAAGGTCCCGAAGGATCAGCCCCTCGACTATTTCTGCTGGGACCTCTATGCTCGGTTTCAGGGGGAGATGGAGAGGAACCCCCTGTTGAGGGAAAGACGGCAAGAGGTGCTCCATCAGATCGAGGGAGGGAGACCCCCCGTTTCCGTCTTTGCCAAGGATCTTGCCACACGGATTGTCCAGTCCCATCTTGAAACCGTCGGGAAACTCTCCATCTTTTATGATCTTCTCAACTGGGAATCGGACATCCTCCGCCAGGGGTTCTGGGAGGCGACCTTCGGGCTTCTCAAGGAGAAAGGGGCCCTTCGTTATGAAACCGAAGGACCTAATCAGGGATGCTGGGTCGTTCCTTTCGGCGGGATCGTCGAGACGAACGATGGTCCTAAGAGCCTCGACAAGATCCTGGTGCGCTCCAACGGGAGCGTCACCTACACGGGAAAGGACATCGCCTATCAGCTCTGGAAGTTCGGTCTGCTCGAAAAAGATTTCCTGTACAAAAAATGGGCAATCCAGGCCAATGGAGAGGAGCTCTGGACGACGGCGCCCGATGGGGTCCCGGGGGATCGGCTCCCGAAACGGTTTGGACGGGCCGAGCGGGTCATCAACGTGATCGACGTACGGCAGAGTTATCCCCAGGAGGTGGTCATCGAGTGCCTTCGCCAGATGGGCTTCCATCGAGAGGCGGAACGGTCGGTCCATCTGGCCTACGAGGTGGTCAACCTCTCCGCCCAAGCCGCAAGGCTCTTGGGAGTTGAAGAGGTGGAGGAGAAGAAGTCCGTTGCCATGTCGGGTCGCTCCGGGATGGGCGTGAAGGCCAAGGATTTCATCGAGATGGTGAAGAAGAAGGTGTGGGAGAAGGCGGATCATCCCCTCGAGCCGACGGTTGCCGAAGCCCTCGCCTCCGCCGCCATCCGGTACTACCTGATTAAATTCACCCTCGAGAGCCAGATCGTCTTCGATTTTGAGGAGGCTCTGAAGACGACAGGCGACACCGGGATCTATCTCGAGTATGCCCACGCCAGGGCCTGCAGCATCCTGAGGAAGGCCGAGGAGAGGGGCATCGATGTCGATGGGAAGGAAAGGCCAATCCCTCCTTCTCTGACCGAGACGGAGAGAAATCTGGTGGAGGTGTTATCGATCTTTCCTTCGGTCGTCCATCGAACGGGCCGGACCCTCAGGGTCTCGAATCTGGCGGAATATGCCTTCGACCTCGCCACCGCCTTTACGAATTTTTATGAACATCCCGATCCAGGGGCTGAAATCCAGACCCCTTTCATCCATCTTCAGGACCAAAATCTCCGGGCCTTCCGTCTCTCCTTGGTGAAGGCCTTCCAGATTGTGATGGCCAATACCCTCCGGCTCCTGGGTATGCCAACATTGGAGAGGATTTAG
- a CDS encoding 3-hydroxybutyryl-CoA dehydrogenase: protein MKKICVLGAGLMGSGIAQVCAEAGFEVSMRDIEARFVQKGLEQIRKNLERAQSKGKMTTGQAEALLSRINGTLDLVEAVKRAEVVIEAVVENMDLKKEVYKELDQLCAQETILASNTSGLSITEIASVTRRPEKVIGMHFFNPVPAMKLVEIIKGQATSEETYQVIKSLAERLGKTPILVNEAPGFVVNRIFVPMINEAIFVLQEGIASAEDIDRAMVLGVNHPMGPLALADLIGLDTLLMVQENLYQELGDSKYRPCPLLRKMVRAGLLGRKTGRGFYNYT from the coding sequence ATCAAAAAGATATGCGTGTTGGGTGCGGGGCTGATGGGATCGGGGATCGCCCAGGTCTGTGCAGAGGCCGGTTTTGAGGTCTCGATGAGGGATATCGAGGCCCGGTTTGTTCAAAAGGGCCTCGAGCAGATCAGGAAGAACCTCGAAAGGGCCCAAAGCAAAGGCAAGATGACCACCGGGCAAGCCGAGGCCCTCCTGTCCAGGATCAACGGGACCCTCGACCTCGTGGAGGCGGTCAAGAGGGCAGAGGTGGTGATCGAGGCGGTGGTCGAAAATATGGATCTCAAGAAGGAGGTCTACAAGGAACTCGATCAGCTTTGTGCCCAAGAGACGATCCTGGCCTCCAACACCTCGGGACTTTCCATCACCGAGATCGCCTCAGTGACCCGTAGGCCCGAGAAGGTGATTGGAATGCACTTCTTCAATCCTGTCCCGGCCATGAAGCTGGTGGAGATCATTAAAGGACAGGCCACCTCCGAGGAGACCTATCAGGTGATAAAAAGCCTGGCCGAGAGGTTGGGGAAGACCCCCATCTTGGTCAACGAGGCGCCGGGGTTTGTCGTAAACCGGATCTTCGTCCCCATGATCAACGAAGCGATCTTCGTTCTTCAAGAGGGGATTGCCTCTGCAGAGGACATCGACCGGGCCATGGTACTCGGCGTGAATCACCCCATGGGACCCCTGGCCTTGGCGGACTTGATCGGACTCGACACCCTTCTGATGGTTCAGGAGAATCTCTACCAGGAGCTGGGCGATTCGAAGTATCGGCCCTGTCCCCTTCTTCGAAAGATGGTCCGGGCAGGCCTTCTCGGCCGAAAGACCGGGAGAGGATTTTACAACTACACCTGA
- a CDS encoding sugar phosphate isomerase/epimerase, which translates to MSRKVPFKIAICNELFQGWPIEKVFEYASKTGYDGVEISPFTLADSVTEISPKRRNAIRRAAEENGVEIVGLHWLLVKPEGLYINHPDEFIRIRTQEYMEALIHFCADIGGKVLVHGSPHQRTIQPGWNIKDSWDYAAETFRVVLKTARQRNVFYCLEPLSPQQTNFINTIEDALRFVRELRHPNFKIVFDCRSAASTERSLTEALRRSIESGYLRHIHVNDANGLGPGFGAIRFLPLLRLLLQKGYKGYLSVEVFNFDHDPQTIASRSLGYLKGILEALTEG; encoded by the coding sequence ATGAGTCGAAAGGTTCCGTTCAAGATTGCCATCTGCAACGAACTCTTTCAGGGATGGCCCATCGAAAAGGTCTTCGAATACGCCTCAAAGACGGGGTACGACGGCGTGGAGATCTCTCCCTTCACCCTTGCCGATTCGGTCACCGAGATCTCTCCCAAGCGAAGGAATGCCATCCGGCGTGCGGCCGAAGAGAATGGCGTCGAGATCGTCGGCCTTCATTGGCTGTTGGTCAAGCCCGAAGGCCTTTACATCAACCATCCGGATGAGTTCATCCGGATTCGAACCCAGGAGTACATGGAGGCCCTCATCCACTTCTGCGCCGACATCGGCGGCAAGGTCCTGGTCCACGGATCCCCCCACCAGAGGACGATCCAACCAGGGTGGAATATAAAGGATTCCTGGGATTATGCGGCCGAAACCTTTCGCGTCGTTCTCAAAACCGCCCGACAGCGGAACGTCTTCTACTGTCTTGAACCCCTCTCCCCGCAGCAGACCAACTTCATCAATACCATCGAGGACGCCCTCCGGTTCGTGAGGGAGCTCCGGCACCCCAATTTCAAGATCGTCTTCGACTGCCGGAGCGCGGCCTCGACCGAACGTTCCCTGACCGAGGCCCTCCGAAGGAGTATCGAATCGGGATACCTCCGCCACATCCATGTCAATGATGCCAATGGCCTGGGTCCTGGTTTCGGAGCCATCCGATTTCTGCCCCTATTGAGACTCCTCCTCCAGAAGGGATACAAAGGATACCTCTCGGTCGAGGTCTTCAACTTCGACCACGATCCCCAGACCATTGCCAGCCGAAGCCTTGGATACCTCAAAGGGATATTGGAAGCCCTGACCGAGGGTTAA
- a CDS encoding PilZ domain-containing protein, which produces MEAGAGEKQEGKGRIGIANLERRKYPRFSIDLPIEYQTLNSSSTRTGRALNASEGGLLVYLPEKMKIGQQLALKLFFHYGAHMNVVEIIGEVVWIDLHLEKDWGDYRTGLKFVDISPDHLQRLKDFLYTLTQ; this is translated from the coding sequence ATGGAGGCGGGGGCAGGTGAGAAACAGGAAGGGAAGGGGCGGATTGGGATTGCGAATCTTGAGAGGAGGAAGTATCCCCGGTTTTCCATCGATCTTCCGATCGAATATCAAACCCTCAATTCCTCATCGACCCGGACGGGACGGGCCCTCAATGCGAGCGAGGGAGGATTGTTGGTCTACCTCCCCGAGAAGATGAAGATCGGGCAACAACTCGCCTTAAAGCTCTTTTTTCATTACGGGGCCCACATGAATGTGGTGGAGATAATCGGGGAGGTTGTGTGGATCGATCTTCATCTCGAGAAGGACTGGGGCGATTACCGAACCGGGTTAAAGTTTGTGGACATCTCTCCTGACCATTTGCAACGCTTGAAAGACTTTCTCTATACCCTGACCCAGTAG
- the purM gene encoding phosphoribosylformylglycinamidine cyclo-ligase, translated as MDSFTYKDSGVDIERGEAFVRAIQGMVESTFRPGVLTKVGGFAGCVSLDLSSFKRPVLVSSTDGVGTKLKIAFLMDRHDTVGIDLVAMCVNDIVVCGAKPLFLLDYLATSKLDPEKAVQVVGGIVRGCREAECSLIGGETAEMPGFYQEGEYDLAGFTVGIAEADRLIDGSRVTAEDQLIGIASSGLHSNGYSLVRKILLEHHRMDLRQRVDEIGEVLGVELLRPTRIYVKTILNLVDTFEVSGIAHITGGGITGNLPRILPPGYKAIVRKGAWEVPPIFPFLKAMGKIEEEEMFRTFNNGIGMVLVVPRDEADKILGRLRALGEKAFLIGEIVKADPGEPPIEYV; from the coding sequence ATGGATTCCTTTACGTACAAAGATTCGGGCGTGGATATCGAGAGGGGGGAAGCCTTTGTCAGGGCCATTCAAGGCATGGTCGAATCGACTTTCCGGCCTGGGGTCCTGACGAAGGTCGGGGGTTTTGCCGGGTGCGTCTCCCTCGACCTTTCCTCCTTTAAACGGCCCGTCTTGGTCTCTTCCACCGATGGCGTCGGAACGAAGTTAAAGATTGCCTTTCTGATGGACCGACATGATACCGTGGGCATCGATTTGGTGGCCATGTGTGTCAATGACATCGTCGTCTGTGGCGCCAAGCCCCTCTTCCTTCTCGACTACCTGGCCACCTCGAAGCTCGATCCGGAGAAGGCGGTCCAGGTGGTCGGCGGCATCGTGCGGGGATGCCGGGAAGCGGAATGCTCCCTTATCGGTGGCGAGACCGCAGAGATGCCTGGATTTTATCAGGAGGGAGAATATGACCTGGCGGGGTTTACCGTAGGTATCGCCGAAGCCGACCGTCTGATCGATGGATCGAGAGTGACCGCAGAAGACCAGTTGATCGGCATCGCCTCGAGCGGTCTCCATAGCAACGGCTACTCTCTGGTGAGGAAAATCCTTCTGGAACATCACCGTATGGATCTCCGCCAAAGAGTGGACGAAATCGGAGAGGTATTGGGGGTGGAACTGCTCCGGCCCACCCGGATCTATGTCAAGACGATTCTAAATCTCGTTGACACCTTTGAGGTGTCGGGGATAGCCCACATCACCGGGGGAGGGATCACGGGAAATCTGCCGAGGATCCTCCCCCCTGGATATAAGGCGATCGTGCGAAAGGGGGCATGGGAAGTTCCGCCCATCTTCCCCTTTCTGAAGGCGATGGGAAAAATCGAAGAGGAGGAGATGTTTCGGACCTTCAACAACGGAATCGGGATGGTTCTCGTCGTCCCCCGGGATGAGGCCGATAAGATTCTGGGAAGACTTCGCGCCTTAGGGGAAAAGGCCTTTCTGATCGGAGAGATCGTGAAAGCGGATCCAGGAGAACCTCCCATTGAATATGTCTAA
- a CDS encoding PilZ domain-containing protein encodes MEGLKGVRDRRKAKRRPLHLPLEYQMTQGPSLYGGLTLNASELGLLIQSVKNLSIGTKLNVAVLFPKGFELANFEVLAEIVWKDLHWEEDWKGYKYGLKFLRMQNSDYQKLRELLENHHALEEA; translated from the coding sequence GTGGAAGGATTGAAAGGTGTGAGGGATCGCCGGAAAGCGAAACGAAGGCCTCTCCATTTACCCCTCGAATACCAGATGACCCAGGGCCCCTCCCTTTACGGAGGGCTAACCCTCAATGCGAGCGAATTGGGCCTGCTCATTCAATCGGTGAAAAACCTATCGATTGGCACGAAATTGAACGTCGCCGTCCTTTTTCCCAAAGGGTTTGAACTGGCCAATTTCGAGGTCTTGGCCGAGATCGTCTGGAAGGACCTCCATTGGGAGGAAGATTGGAAGGGTTACAAATACGGGTTGAAGTTTCTTCGGATGCAAAACAGCGACTACCAAAAATTGAGAGAACTTTTAGAGAACCATCATGCCCTTGAGGAGGCATGA
- a CDS encoding PilZ domain-containing protein: protein MNNRTNPEKRMGVFAVEKRKHPRYAAEFPLDYSRIEEKETYGGMVANVSEGGLLVYLPQRLAIGELLKIEILYVQGLEFNTIKAVAKIVWSDFAARESYGEYRYGLQFVHIEEADYNRLIQLLKEIGK, encoded by the coding sequence ATGAACAACAGAACAAACCCAGAAAAAAGAATGGGGGTCTTTGCCGTTGAGAAGAGGAAACACCCCCGGTATGCCGCGGAGTTCCCCCTCGATTACTCGCGGATCGAAGAAAAGGAAACCTACGGAGGAATGGTCGCCAATGTGAGCGAGGGTGGACTTCTGGTGTATTTACCCCAGCGGTTGGCGATCGGTGAGCTCCTTAAAATAGAGATTCTTTACGTCCAGGGCTTGGAGTTCAACACGATCAAGGCGGTGGCCAAAATCGTGTGGTCTGATTTTGCTGCCAGGGAGAGCTATGGAGAATATCGTTATGGCCTCCAGTTCGTCCACATCGAAGAGGCGGATTACAATCGCTTGATCCAATTGCTCAAGGAGATCGGGAAATAG
- a CDS encoding tagaturonate epimerase family protein, whose amino-acid sequence MGFLDLHGPPTIETLPRILQTLPLEVQRIYPDSFRARKGLLYGMIRTGRGKKLLVFGKKEDLRKDPFVGEVFEDSPSVKICEQSLENVPVLMELFPFTRPVPVLGAKATIGTGDRLGLATPGHIRAIRKFNVRPVLAQQSSRENGQTGRTFEAVIADAAWSVFQEGYEEGYGADADHLKSLDEVKQALRSGITMITLDPTDLLAIETLSLPTRIIERRFKEVIDPGDADVLFHLFLDKEFRFSGERGDLSIRFSEEEVKRYALYFHPALHFTEEAYQLIERHTGKRPLIDLEWSIDESPLTTSPAAHLFLVVALHHRGVRISSFAPRLVGDFQKGIDYLGDLSAFRDLLYQHHLISQHYGTYKLSLHSGSDKFSILPILGQTTQGRFHLKTSGTSWLEAVRLISQRDPSLFREMYLNALSGFPGASSQYPSTPELPDLPHPDSLADSDLPFLLDHPPLRQLFHITYGLLLKSQLRDRIYQRTFQDEEAYASLLEEHIGNHLFHLGAERRETG is encoded by the coding sequence ATGGGCTTCCTTGATCTCCACGGCCCCCCCACCATCGAGACCCTCCCCAGGATTCTTCAGACCTTACCCCTCGAGGTCCAAAGAATCTATCCCGACTCGTTTCGGGCTCGAAAAGGCCTCCTTTACGGAATGATCCGAACAGGGCGCGGGAAGAAACTCCTCGTCTTTGGAAAGAAGGAGGACCTCCGAAAGGACCCCTTCGTGGGAGAGGTCTTCGAAGACTCCCCCTCGGTGAAGATCTGCGAGCAATCCCTCGAAAATGTCCCCGTCCTGATGGAGCTCTTCCCTTTTACCCGGCCTGTCCCTGTTCTTGGGGCGAAGGCCACCATCGGAACGGGAGACCGTCTCGGTTTGGCCACGCCAGGCCATATCCGGGCGATCCGAAAATTTAACGTCCGGCCCGTTTTGGCCCAGCAATCGAGTCGCGAAAATGGCCAAACCGGAAGGACATTCGAAGCGGTGATCGCCGATGCGGCCTGGTCGGTCTTTCAGGAGGGTTATGAAGAGGGCTATGGCGCGGATGCCGACCATCTGAAATCGCTTGACGAGGTGAAACAGGCCTTGAGGTCGGGCATCACCATGATCACCCTCGATCCCACAGACTTGCTGGCCATCGAGACCCTCTCGCTTCCCACGAGGATCATCGAGCGAAGGTTCAAGGAGGTGATCGACCCTGGCGATGCAGACGTGCTCTTCCACCTCTTCCTCGACAAAGAGTTTCGATTCAGCGGAGAGCGCGGCGATCTCTCCATCCGGTTCTCAGAAGAAGAGGTGAAACGTTATGCCCTCTATTTTCATCCAGCCCTCCATTTCACCGAAGAGGCCTACCAACTGATTGAGCGACACACCGGGAAAAGACCTCTCATCGACCTCGAATGGTCCATCGATGAATCGCCCCTGACAACCTCTCCGGCTGCCCACCTCTTCCTGGTCGTCGCCCTCCACCATCGGGGGGTTCGGATAAGCTCCTTCGCCCCCCGCCTTGTCGGGGACTTCCAAAAAGGGATCGATTATCTTGGAGACCTCTCCGCTTTCAGAGATCTCCTCTACCAACACCATCTCATCAGTCAGCATTATGGGACCTATAAACTCTCTCTCCACTCCGGAAGCGATAAGTTTTCGATCTTGCCCATCCTCGGTCAAACCACCCAGGGAAGGTTCCATCTCAAGACCTCAGGGACGAGCTGGCTCGAGGCGGTTCGGCTCATCAGCCAGAGGGATCCCTCCCTCTTCAGGGAGATGTACCTGAACGCCCTATCCGGCTTCCCAGGGGCCTCAAGCCAATATCCCTCGACTCCCGAGCTACCGGACCTTCCGCATCCGGATAGCCTGGCCGATTCGGACCTCCCTTTTCTCCTCGATCATCCTCCCTTGAGACAACTTTTCCACATCACCTACGGCCTCCTGTTAAAGAGTCAACTACGGGACCGCATCTATCAGAGAACCTTTCAAGATGAGGAAGCCTATGCCTCGCTCCTCGAGGAGCACATCGGAAATCATCTCTTCCACCTCGGGGCCGAAAGGAGAGAAACGGGATGA
- a CDS encoding DUF4124 domain-containing protein yields MKKLLLFLLIIGITKVSYGQIYKWVDEKGVVHFTDDPTNVPEKYRSKADEVGVKEERPALRSGEASPRESKGEPYKDRLGRGEEYWRNRVEEWRKRLKSAQEKLEELRVKYNELTEKFNDAKTTIARQQIRQERDRIKQEMDHYRSLTEEAKMMLEKKIPEEAEFYKAKAEWVK; encoded by the coding sequence ATGAAAAAATTACTCCTTTTTCTCCTCATAATCGGCATAACCAAAGTGAGTTATGGCCAGATCTATAAATGGGTAGACGAGAAAGGGGTGGTCCATTTTACCGACGACCCAACCAATGTCCCCGAAAAATACCGGTCAAAGGCAGATGAAGTCGGGGTGAAGGAAGAAAGGCCCGCGCTCAGATCAGGGGAGGCCTCCCCGAGAGAGAGCAAGGGCGAGCCTTATAAGGACCGGTTGGGAAGGGGTGAAGAATACTGGAGAAACCGAGTCGAAGAATGGAGGAAGCGGTTGAAATCGGCCCAAGAAAAATTGGAGGAATTGAGAGTCAAATATAACGAGCTTACCGAAAAATTCAACGATGCGAAGACTACCATCGCGAGGCAACAGATCCGGCAAGAAAGGGACAGGATCAAACAAGAGATGGATCATTACAGGAGCTTGACCGAAGAGGCCAAAATGATGTTGGAGAAAAAGATCCCGGAGGAGGCAGAATTCTATAAAGCCAAGGCCGAATGGGTCAAGTGA
- the amrB gene encoding AmmeMemoRadiSam system protein B gives MNIRRRNLPRGWYPVEKRECQREIESFLEGWSPPSGLKGLKGGMVPHAGWYFSGKLAARVFHLLKQSAGKVDLIVLYGGHLGPDDLPRMVMENQWETPFGPMEIDTEVSKELGRRIDLKPESPASGDNTLEIHLPMLRYFFPNSKLLTIRSPSSLQAIALGEEVGRISKQKGLSLLAVGSTDLTHYGPNYGFVSRGTGPSALRWVREENDRKFIDFALKMDAEGLIAHANEQDSACSAGAAASAIATCKYLGSVKGRLIDYYTSYDILPDESFVGYAGIVYEGG, from the coding sequence ATGAACATCCGGAGGAGAAATTTACCGAGGGGTTGGTATCCGGTTGAAAAGAGGGAATGCCAGAGGGAGATCGAATCGTTTTTGGAAGGATGGTCGCCTCCTTCTGGATTGAAAGGTCTGAAGGGAGGGATGGTCCCCCACGCCGGCTGGTATTTTTCAGGGAAGTTGGCCGCGAGGGTCTTCCATCTCCTCAAACAGTCCGCGGGGAAGGTCGATCTCATCGTCCTCTACGGAGGTCATCTCGGCCCGGATGACCTTCCAAGGATGGTGATGGAGAACCAGTGGGAGACGCCCTTCGGTCCGATGGAGATCGACACGGAGGTATCGAAGGAGCTTGGCCGGAGGATCGATCTGAAGCCGGAGAGCCCTGCAAGCGGCGACAACACCCTCGAGATTCATCTTCCGATGCTCCGGTACTTCTTCCCCAACTCAAAACTTCTGACCATCCGGTCGCCCTCCTCCCTCCAAGCGATCGCCCTGGGGGAGGAGGTTGGGAGGATATCGAAGCAAAAGGGGTTAAGCCTCCTGGCCGTCGGCTCGACAGACCTTACCCATTATGGCCCCAATTATGGGTTTGTGAGCCGGGGAACCGGTCCTTCAGCCCTTCGGTGGGTGAGGGAGGAGAACGATCGGAAGTTCATCGATTTCGCCTTGAAGATGGACGCCGAAGGACTGATCGCACATGCCAACGAGCAGGACAGCGCCTGCAGCGCAGGCGCAGCGGCCTCTGCCATCGCCACGTGCAAATATCTGGGTTCCGTTAAGGGACGGCTGATCGATTATTACACCAGTTATGACATCCTGCCAGACGAGAGCTTCGTCGGGTACGCAGGAATTGTCTATGAGGGAGGGTAA